The following proteins are encoded in a genomic region of Paenibacillus sp. FSL R7-0273:
- the ispF gene encoding 2-C-methyl-D-erythritol 2,4-cyclodiphosphate synthase — MIAVGQGFDVHQLVEGRPCIIGGVTIPYEKGLLGHSDADVLLHAVSDAILGALGLGDIGRHFPDTDPAFKDADSLKLLEHVWALARERGYKLGNIDSTIIAQKPKMAPYIPQMTEIIAKALGAEVSRVNVKATTTEQLGFAGRGEGIAAQSIVCLLQDVISS, encoded by the coding sequence ATGATAGCGGTAGGACAGGGTTTTGATGTACACCAGCTGGTAGAGGGAAGACCGTGCATAATTGGCGGCGTAACCATTCCTTATGAAAAGGGGCTGCTGGGCCACTCCGATGCGGATGTATTGCTGCATGCAGTCAGCGATGCCATTCTGGGGGCACTGGGGCTAGGCGATATCGGACGGCATTTCCCCGATACTGATCCGGCCTTTAAGGATGCGGACAGCCTGAAGCTGCTGGAGCATGTGTGGGCGCTTGCCCGCGAACGCGGCTACAAGCTTGGGAATATTGATTCTACTATTATTGCGCAGAAGCCGAAGATGGCTCCTTATATCCCGCAAATGACTGAGATTATCGCCAAAGCGCTGGGAGCTGAGGTTTCCAGGGTTAATGTAAAAGCAACGACGACGGAGCAGCTCGGCTTTGCCGGACGCGGCGAGGGAATTGCGGCACAATCTATTGTATGCCTGCTCCAAGATGTGATATCATCTTGA
- the disA gene encoding DNA integrity scanning diadenylate cyclase DisA: MKEQLENMNDLLRMAAPGTPFREGLENVLRAKTGALIVVGYSPEVMEVVDGGFSINCDFSPNYLYELAKMDGAIILSEDLKRILYANTQLIPDPSISSIETGIRHRTAERVAKQTGKLVVSISQRRNIITLYQGSIRYALKEIGAILAKANQAIQTLEKYKAVLTQGLTNLSASEYEGLVTVAEVVGVIQRVEMVLRIKMEIKRYINELGNEGRLISMQMEELVGNTEEEAWLLYRDYAREEQEDKIREIIAGLKRSSDDELMDDNHIARLLGYSSTAIASEEAVTPRGYRLLNKIPRLPNVIIHNLVERFEMLPNLMTASIAELDEVDGIGEVRARNIQDGLKRLQKQVLIDRQM, encoded by the coding sequence ATGAAAGAACAATTAGAAAATATGAACGATCTGCTGAGGATGGCAGCGCCGGGAACGCCCTTCCGGGAAGGATTGGAGAATGTGCTCCGGGCCAAGACGGGTGCACTCATCGTGGTCGGATACAGTCCTGAAGTGATGGAGGTTGTAGACGGCGGCTTTTCCATCAACTGTGATTTCTCGCCCAATTACCTGTATGAGCTGGCCAAGATGGATGGCGCGATTATTCTCAGCGAGGATCTCAAGCGGATTCTGTACGCCAACACCCAGCTGATTCCCGATCCGTCCATCTCTTCAATCGAAACGGGAATCCGTCACCGTACTGCGGAGCGTGTTGCCAAGCAGACCGGCAAGCTGGTTGTATCCATCTCCCAGCGGCGGAATATCATTACGCTTTATCAGGGATCTATCCGGTATGCGCTCAAGGAAATCGGAGCCATTCTGGCCAAGGCTAATCAGGCGATCCAGACGCTTGAGAAATACAAAGCGGTGCTGACCCAAGGCCTGACCAACCTTTCAGCATCCGAATATGAAGGGCTTGTGACTGTTGCTGAGGTTGTTGGTGTTATCCAGCGGGTAGAGATGGTGCTGCGGATCAAGATGGAAATCAAGCGCTACATTAATGAGCTGGGGAATGAAGGCCGCCTGATCAGCATGCAGATGGAAGAACTGGTGGGAAATACAGAGGAAGAAGCATGGCTCCTGTACAGAGACTATGCAAGAGAAGAGCAGGAGGACAAAATCCGTGAAATCATTGCCGGGCTTAAGCGCAGCAGTGATGATGAGCTGATGGATGACAATCATATTGCCCGTCTTCTGGGCTATTCTTCGACGGCAATCGCCTCGGAGGAAGCTGTCACACCGCGCGGCTACCGCCTGCTGAACAAAATTCCGCGTCTGCCGAATGTCATCATCCATAACCTGGTGGAACGGTTCGAAATGCTGCCTAATTTAATGACGGCAAGCATCGCGGAGCTGGATGAAGTGGACGGAATCGGCGAGGTGCGGGCACGTAACATTCAGGACGGATTGAAACGTCTGCAGAAGCAAGTTCTTATTGACAGGCAAATGTAA
- the radA gene encoding DNA repair protein RadA — translation MAKAKTKFFCTDCGYESPKWFGKCPGCQAWNTMVEETESVVKTQGMNAPIFQSKEKAQSIINIESDKEPRILTGIGELNRVLGGGIVPGSLVLVGGDPGIGKSTLLLQTSHALTTQGLRVLYISGEESVRQTKLRADRLGALSAELYVLCETNMESIEEAIEQIQPQFLVIDSIQTVFMPEVTSAPGSVTQVRECTTRFMRIAKIRGIATVLVGHVTKEGAIAGPRMLEHMVDCVLYFEGERHHTYRLLRAVKNRFGSTNEIGIFEMGEIGLTEVENPSELFLSERPLGVAGSAVVASMEGTRPVLVELQALVAATHFPSPRRMCTGMDHQRMALIIAVLEKRMGMFLQNQDAYLNVAGGVKLDEPAIDLAVAVSIASSFRDISTKPYDVFFGEVGLTGEVRGVSRAETRVKEAAKLGFRRVIMPEKSMKGWKHPQDIQIIGVSTVADALKVALD, via the coding sequence ATGGCAAAAGCAAAAACAAAATTTTTCTGTACCGACTGCGGCTACGAATCGCCGAAATGGTTCGGCAAATGCCCGGGCTGCCAGGCATGGAACACCATGGTGGAGGAAACGGAAAGCGTAGTCAAAACCCAAGGAATGAATGCACCTATTTTTCAGAGTAAAGAAAAGGCGCAATCGATCATAAATATAGAAAGTGACAAAGAACCGCGCATCCTGACAGGCATCGGCGAACTTAACCGGGTGCTTGGCGGAGGCATCGTGCCAGGCTCTCTGGTGCTTGTCGGGGGCGATCCCGGTATCGGTAAATCAACCCTTCTGCTGCAGACCTCCCACGCGCTGACCACCCAGGGTCTCCGTGTTCTCTATATTTCGGGAGAAGAATCAGTACGCCAGACCAAGCTGCGGGCTGACCGCCTCGGGGCGTTGTCAGCAGAGCTGTATGTGCTGTGTGAGACCAACATGGAGAGCATCGAAGAGGCGATCGAGCAGATTCAGCCGCAGTTCCTCGTTATTGACTCCATCCAGACCGTATTTATGCCGGAGGTAACGAGTGCACCCGGAAGTGTAACGCAGGTCCGGGAGTGTACGACACGGTTTATGCGTATCGCCAAGATCCGCGGAATTGCAACAGTGCTGGTAGGCCATGTTACCAAGGAAGGCGCTATTGCCGGCCCTAGAATGCTTGAGCATATGGTGGACTGTGTATTGTATTTTGAGGGGGAGCGTCACCATACCTACCGGCTGCTTCGCGCGGTGAAGAACCGCTTTGGCTCCACAAATGAGATCGGTATTTTTGAGATGGGCGAGATCGGGCTTACGGAGGTGGAGAATCCCTCGGAGCTGTTCCTGTCGGAGCGTCCGCTGGGTGTCGCCGGCTCTGCCGTTGTAGCCAGTATGGAGGGAACCAGACCGGTGCTCGTCGAGCTTCAGGCGCTGGTTGCCGCGACCCATTTCCCTTCGCCGCGGCGGATGTGCACCGGGATGGATCATCAGCGCATGGCGCTTATCATTGCAGTTCTTGAGAAGCGGATGGGCATGTTTCTGCAGAATCAGGATGCCTACCTCAATGTGGCCGGGGGCGTAAAGCTGGATGAGCCGGCTATCGATTTGGCGGTGGCAGTCAGCATTGCCTCGAGCTTCCGTGATATATCCACCAAGCCCTACGATGTCTTCTTTGGTGAGGTCGGGCTCACCGGCGAGGTCAGAGGTGTCTCACGCGCCGAAACGCGTGTCAAGGAGGCGGCTAAGCTGGGCTTCCGGAGGGTAATAATGCCTGAGAAGAGCATGAAAGGCTGGAAGCATCCGCAGGATATCCAGATCATTGGCGTCAGCACCGTGGCAGATGCACTAAAGGTCGCGTTAGATTAG
- a CDS encoding protein arginine kinase yields MSSLRFTEQALSNWMRCGGSHSEIVISSRMRIARNLEHLPFPLLASAEQAEEALEQLAPVFQGEAAEGFGSFELLRLDDLDELDKKVLVEKHLISPNLANDSRGGAVILNEDESVSIMINEEDHLRIQCLFPGLQVKEAWERATAIDDIFEASVNYAFDDRRGFLTSCPTNVGTGLRASVMLHLPALVMTHQINRILSAVNQVGLTVRGIYGEGSEAVGNIFQISNQITLGQTESEIIENLHSVVTQIIEHERNARERLLTDSALRITDRIKRSYGILAYAAVMELKESAQRLSDLRLGVDLGILEGPSISVLNELNVKTQPGFLQKMFGDELSATERDMYRAKLLRETLGTQH; encoded by the coding sequence ATGTCAAGTCTCCGGTTTACCGAACAAGCGCTTAGCAACTGGATGCGCTGCGGCGGCAGCCACTCTGAAATTGTGATCAGCAGCCGTATGCGTATCGCCCGCAATCTGGAGCATCTGCCGTTCCCGCTTCTGGCTTCAGCCGAGCAGGCGGAAGAAGCGCTGGAGCAGCTGGCACCCGTGTTTCAGGGGGAGGCAGCGGAAGGCTTTGGCAGCTTCGAGCTGCTGCGGCTGGATGACCTTGATGAGCTGGACAAAAAGGTGCTGGTGGAGAAGCATCTGATCAGTCCCAATCTGGCAAATGACTCCCGCGGGGGGGCGGTTATCCTGAATGAGGATGAGTCGGTCAGCATTATGATTAATGAAGAGGACCACCTGCGCATCCAGTGTCTGTTCCCCGGCCTGCAGGTCAAGGAAGCCTGGGAGCGGGCAACGGCGATTGACGATATTTTTGAAGCCTCCGTCAATTACGCGTTCGATGACAGGAGGGGGTTTCTGACCAGCTGTCCTACCAATGTTGGCACCGGCCTCAGGGCTTCGGTGATGCTGCATCTGCCGGCGCTGGTGATGACTCACCAGATTAACCGGATTTTATCCGCTGTTAATCAGGTTGGCCTTACGGTAAGAGGAATTTACGGTGAAGGCAGCGAAGCAGTAGGGAACATCTTTCAGATTTCCAACCAGATTACACTAGGGCAGACCGAAAGTGAAATAATCGAGAATCTTCACAGTGTAGTTACACAGATTATCGAGCATGAACGCAATGCCCGTGAACGGCTGCTCACCGATTCAGCACTACGGATTACCGACCGGATCAAGCGGTCCTACGGTATTCTGGCATACGCAGCTGTAATGGAGCTCAAGGAATCAGCGCAGCGGCTCTCCGATCTGCGGCTGGGAGTAGACCTCGGTATTCTCGAAGGCCCCTCCATTTCCGTACTGAATGAGCTGAATGTCAAGACACAGCCGGGGTTCCTGCAAAAAATGTTCGGTGACGAGCTGTCGGCCACTGAACGCGATATGTACCGGGCAAAGCTGCTCAGGGAAACACTGGGAACACAACATTAA
- the clpC gene encoding ATP-dependent protease ATP-binding subunit ClpC, whose protein sequence is MMFGRFTERAQKVLALAQEEAVRLGHNNIGTEHILLGLIREGDGIAAKALIGLGLGLEKIQDEVETLIGRGQEQPTNIAYTPRAKKVIELSMDEARKLGHTYVGTEHILLGLIREGEGVAARVLNNLGISLNKARQQVLQLLGSSEATSSHSGTPANVSTPTLDGLARDLTAYAKDGNLDPVIGRSKEIERVIQVLSRRTKNNPVLIGEPGVGKTAIAEGLAQKIINNEIPETLRDKRVMTLDMGSVVAGTKYRGEFEDRLKKIMDEIRQAGNIVLFIDELHTLIGAGGAEGAIDASNILKPALARGELQCIGATTLDEYRKYIEKDAALERRFQPITVDQPSPEEAVQILYGLRDRYEAHHRVKITDEAIVEAVKLSDRYIPDRFLPDKAIDLIDEAGSKVRLNSYTIPPNLKELEMRLDDIRKEKDSAVQSQEFEKAAALRDTEQKIREELDTTKNQWKEKQGRTDSQVTPEDIAQVVASWTGIPVSKLKEEETDRLLNMEALLHERVIGQDEAVKAVSRALRRARAGLKDPKRPMGSFIFLGPTGVGKTELARALAEAMFGDENAVIRIDMSEYMEKHSTSRLVGAPPGYVGYEEGGQLTEKVRRKPYSVVLLDEIEKAHPEVFNILLQVLEDGRLTDSKGRVVDFRNTLIILTSNVGAQAIKRNSTLGFTAVQDAGADYSNMKGKVMEELKKSFRPEFLNRIDEIIVFHSLEEKHIAEIVTLMSDELRKRLREYDVDFELTDGGKAFLAKEGYDPAFGARPLRRAIQKHIEDRLSEELLKGNIKKGDSLKIDEVNGELVVTTVDAPAAALEKEAEADNK, encoded by the coding sequence ATGATGTTTGGAAGATTTACGGAACGCGCACAAAAAGTGCTGGCGCTGGCGCAGGAAGAAGCTGTACGACTGGGACATAATAACATTGGTACAGAACATATTTTGCTCGGACTGATTCGTGAGGGAGACGGCATTGCCGCCAAGGCACTGATTGGACTGGGTCTGGGCTTGGAGAAAATCCAGGATGAAGTGGAGACGCTGATCGGCAGAGGACAGGAACAGCCTACCAACATCGCGTATACTCCACGAGCCAAAAAAGTTATTGAATTGTCGATGGATGAAGCCCGTAAGCTTGGCCATACTTACGTCGGCACAGAGCATATTCTGCTCGGACTGATCCGTGAGGGCGAGGGTGTCGCAGCCCGTGTACTTAACAACCTTGGAATCAGCCTGAACAAAGCACGCCAGCAGGTACTGCAGCTTCTGGGCAGTAGTGAAGCTACTTCAAGCCACAGCGGAACGCCGGCAAATGTCAGCACACCGACGCTGGATGGTCTGGCACGTGACCTGACTGCTTATGCCAAGGACGGAAACCTTGATCCGGTTATCGGCCGCAGCAAAGAGATCGAGCGTGTAATCCAGGTGCTTAGCCGCCGTACCAAAAATAACCCGGTGCTGATTGGTGAGCCGGGGGTAGGTAAAACAGCAATCGCTGAAGGCCTCGCACAGAAAATCATCAACAACGAAATTCCGGAAACCCTGCGTGACAAACGCGTTATGACGCTGGATATGGGTTCGGTTGTAGCCGGAACCAAATACCGCGGTGAGTTTGAAGACCGCCTCAAAAAAATCATGGACGAAATTCGTCAGGCCGGCAACATTGTGCTCTTCATCGATGAGCTGCATACCCTGATCGGAGCAGGCGGTGCGGAAGGCGCGATTGACGCCTCCAATATCCTTAAGCCGGCTCTGGCCCGCGGAGAGCTGCAGTGCATTGGAGCAACGACCCTGGACGAATACCGCAAATATATTGAAAAGGACGCAGCCCTGGAGCGCCGCTTCCAGCCGATCACGGTGGATCAGCCTTCCCCTGAGGAAGCTGTTCAGATCCTCTACGGACTGCGTGACCGTTACGAAGCCCATCACCGGGTGAAGATCACCGATGAAGCGATTGTGGAGGCTGTGAAGCTGTCCGACCGCTACATTCCGGACCGGTTCCTGCCGGACAAAGCGATTGACCTGATCGATGAAGCGGGCTCCAAGGTAAGGCTTAACTCTTACACGATTCCGCCAAATCTCAAGGAACTGGAAATGCGTCTGGACGATATCCGCAAGGAAAAGGATTCGGCTGTACAGAGCCAGGAGTTTGAAAAGGCGGCTGCGCTGCGTGATACTGAGCAGAAGATCCGTGAAGAGCTCGACACAACCAAGAACCAGTGGAAAGAGAAGCAGGGCCGTACCGATTCCCAGGTTACACCTGAGGATATCGCACAGGTTGTAGCCAGCTGGACCGGTATTCCGGTCAGCAAGCTGAAGGAAGAGGAGACGGACCGTCTGCTCAACATGGAGGCTCTGCTGCATGAACGTGTAATCGGCCAGGATGAAGCTGTGAAGGCTGTCAGCCGGGCGCTGCGCCGGGCACGTGCGGGTCTTAAGGATCCTAAACGTCCAATGGGCTCCTTCATTTTCCTTGGACCAACCGGGGTAGGTAAAACCGAGCTGGCCCGTGCACTTGCCGAAGCGATGTTCGGCGATGAGAATGCGGTAATCCGTATCGACATGTCGGAATACATGGAGAAACACTCCACGTCCCGCCTAGTAGGGGCGCCTCCGGGGTATGTAGGCTATGAAGAAGGCGGGCAGCTGACCGAGAAGGTACGCCGTAAGCCATATTCCGTAGTACTGCTGGATGAAATCGAGAAGGCTCACCCTGAAGTATTTAACATTCTGCTGCAGGTGCTGGAGGACGGCCGGCTGACCGATTCCAAGGGCCGTGTAGTCGATTTCCGCAATACGCTGATTATCCTCACCTCTAACGTAGGGGCACAGGCAATCAAGAGAAATTCAACGCTCGGCTTCACTGCTGTACAGGATGCCGGAGCGGATTACAGCAACATGAAGGGCAAAGTAATGGAAGAGCTGAAGAAGAGCTTCCGTCCTGAGTTCCTGAACCGTATCGACGAAATCATTGTCTTCCACTCGCTGGAAGAGAAGCATATCGCCGAAATTGTTACACTCATGTCCGACGAGCTGCGCAAGCGGCTGCGTGAATACGATGTGGACTTCGAGCTTACGGATGGCGGTAAAGCCTTCCTCGCCAAAGAGGGATATGATCCGGCGTTTGGTGCCCGTCCGCTGCGCCGTGCGATTCAGAAGCATATTGAGGACCGCCTCTCCGAAGAGCTGCTGAAAGGCAACATTAAGAAAGGCGATTCACTTAAGATCGATGAAGTGAATGGTGAGCTTGTGGTAACCACTGTGGATGCACCTGCAGCCGCGCTGGAGAAAGAAGCCGAAGCAGACAATAAATAA
- a CDS encoding PIN/TRAM domain-containing protein produces MWKKIVLTLAGLLGAWSGYSLYHTAERGFPQGMDRLAAGLPVEGSMLFTVLGAIIFLIAGTLCADWGGSKLREAVMYCSRIPMSEMAAGAAGLTGGLLLSLLLHPAMDWLGKAGDLLQVAATLTLGYMGLRIGLEKKDELGSLWATGRWGQPDEPEGRGLEEHKILDTSVIIDGRIADICKTGFIEGTIVIPEFVLEELQHIADSSDLLKRNRGRRGLDILNKIQKELDVKVLIYEGDFEEISEVDSKLVKLAKVLRGKVVTNDFNLNKVCELQGVSVLNINDLANAVKPVVLPGEEIIVQVIKDGKEHGQGVAYLDDGTMIVVEGGREYIGTTMEVLVTSVLQTSAGRMIFAKPKLLEKAQ; encoded by the coding sequence ATGTGGAAAAAGATTGTTTTAACGCTTGCCGGGCTGCTTGGAGCCTGGTCCGGTTATTCGCTATACCATACGGCAGAAAGAGGATTCCCGCAGGGCATGGATAGACTGGCAGCGGGTCTGCCTGTGGAAGGAAGCATGTTGTTTACGGTGCTGGGTGCCATTATTTTTTTGATTGCGGGGACTTTATGCGCGGACTGGGGAGGTTCAAAGCTGCGTGAGGCGGTAATGTACTGTTCGCGTATACCGATGAGTGAAATGGCTGCAGGCGCCGCTGGTCTTACCGGAGGGCTTCTGCTGTCTTTGCTGCTGCATCCGGCGATGGACTGGCTTGGCAAAGCGGGGGATCTGCTGCAGGTGGCGGCTACACTGACGCTTGGTTATATGGGCCTGCGGATCGGTTTGGAGAAAAAAGACGAGCTGGGCTCGCTCTGGGCAACCGGACGCTGGGGACAGCCGGATGAGCCGGAAGGGCGCGGTCTAGAGGAGCATAAGATTCTGGATACCAGCGTCATCATTGACGGCCGGATCGCGGACATCTGCAAGACAGGCTTTATTGAAGGGACGATTGTCATTCCGGAATTCGTGCTTGAGGAACTGCAGCATATTGCCGATTCTTCTGACCTGCTGAAGCGTAACCGCGGGCGGCGCGGGCTTGATATCCTCAACAAAATCCAGAAAGAGCTGGATGTGAAGGTGCTTATCTATGAGGGGGATTTCGAGGAAATCTCCGAGGTGGACAGCAAGCTGGTCAAGCTGGCGAAGGTGCTGCGCGGCAAGGTGGTCACGAATGATTTTAACCTGAATAAGGTTTGTGAGCTGCAGGGTGTTTCAGTACTTAATATCAATGATCTGGCCAATGCGGTCAAACCGGTTGTGCTGCCTGGTGAGGAAATTATCGTGCAGGTGATCAAGGACGGCAAGGAGCATGGCCAGGGGGTAGCTTATCTGGACGACGGCACCATGATTGTCGTTGAAGGCGGGCGCGAATATATTGGTACAACGATGGAGGTACTGGTGACGAGTGTGCTTCAGACCTCTGCGGGCAGAATGATTTTTGCTAAGCCAAAGCTGCTGGAAAAAGCGCAGTAA
- the ispD gene encoding 2-C-methyl-D-erythritol 4-phosphate cytidylyltransferase: MSNSVGAVIVAAGKGTRMGTAESKQYLLLQDKPVIVHTLEVFQQHELISEIVLVTGEADIARCREWVQAYRLDKVKAVIAGGAERQHSVYKGLQTLETDWVMVHDGVRPFVQAAEISACHRKAVQTGASVLAVPVKDTIKQVNGAGQVVSTPDRRSLWAIQTPQTFRLSELMASYEAAERDGFLGTDDSSLAERSGITVSVVEGSYSNIKLTTPEDLDFAEFTQRIRGEG; the protein is encoded by the coding sequence ATGTCAAACAGTGTAGGCGCCGTAATTGTAGCGGCAGGCAAAGGGACAAGAATGGGGACCGCAGAGAGCAAGCAGTATCTGCTGCTGCAGGATAAACCGGTTATCGTTCATACGCTAGAGGTATTCCAGCAGCATGAGCTTATCTCCGAGATTGTGCTGGTCACCGGCGAAGCGGATATTGCCCGCTGCCGGGAGTGGGTACAGGCCTACAGGCTTGATAAAGTGAAGGCTGTAATTGCCGGAGGAGCGGAGCGCCAGCATTCTGTGTACAAGGGGTTGCAGACGCTGGAGACAGACTGGGTGATGGTTCATGACGGCGTCCGCCCGTTTGTGCAGGCAGCAGAGATCAGTGCCTGTCACAGGAAGGCTGTTCAGACCGGGGCATCAGTACTGGCTGTACCGGTTAAGGATACAATTAAGCAGGTGAACGGTGCAGGCCAAGTGGTGTCTACACCTGACCGGCGAAGTCTGTGGGCGATTCAGACCCCGCAGACTTTTCGTCTGTCTGAGCTGATGGCTTCCTATGAGGCAGCGGAGCGGGACGGATTTCTGGGCACTGATGATTCCAGCCTCGCAGAACGCAGCGGTATTACAGTCTCAGTGGTGGAGGGAAGCTACAGCAATATCAAGCTGACGACACCGGAGGATCTGGATTTCGCCGAGTTTACACAAAGAATCAGGGGAGAGGGTTAA
- the pssA gene encoding CDP-diacylglycerol--serine O-phosphatidyltransferase, translating to MIQKSIPSLFTIGNLMLGMFGIMMALDGRLSMAAIMVIIAMLLDGLDGRVARALKCESEFGKELDSLSDVVSFGVAPALIMYITSLQDLNSALGWTVTAIFPVFGALRLARFNVRPGIPGYFIGLPIPAAGGVLATLALFHKDVSAPFMIVATLLLSYLMVSTVKYPNFKKVGLPKKAVLIAPVVIIVAVAVAVIFPEQIAKMIFALLALYALYGFKHNIARLTARRRHRRRRRSEDKVYQSKNG from the coding sequence ATGATACAAAAATCAATTCCGAGTCTTTTTACCATTGGTAACCTGATGCTTGGAATGTTTGGTATCATGATGGCGTTAGACGGCAGGCTCAGCATGGCCGCTATCATGGTGATTATTGCTATGCTTTTAGACGGACTGGATGGCCGGGTTGCTCGTGCGCTCAAATGTGAAAGTGAATTTGGCAAGGAGCTTGATTCTTTATCCGATGTTGTCTCCTTCGGGGTAGCACCGGCACTGATTATGTATATCACCAGCCTGCAGGATTTAAACTCCGCACTGGGCTGGACGGTCACCGCAATCTTCCCGGTATTCGGGGCACTGCGTCTGGCTCGCTTTAATGTCCGTCCGGGAATTCCCGGATATTTTATCGGATTGCCGATTCCTGCAGCAGGTGGCGTGTTGGCCACGCTGGCACTTTTTCATAAAGATGTCTCCGCTCCATTCATGATTGTTGCTACCTTGCTCTTATCCTATCTCATGGTCAGCACTGTTAAATATCCAAACTTCAAGAAAGTCGGCCTGCCCAAAAAAGCTGTGCTGATCGCACCAGTAGTCATTATTGTGGCAGTAGCCGTGGCTGTGATTTTCCCGGAGCAGATTGCCAAAATGATCTTTGCACTGCTGGCACTATATGCGCTCTATGGCTTCAAGCATAATATTGCCCGGCTGACGGCACGCCGCCGCCACCGCCGCAGAAGACGTTCGGAAGACAAAGTGTATCAATCCAAGAACGGCTAA
- the gltX gene encoding glutamate--tRNA ligase gives MADQVRVRYAPSPTGHLHIGNARTALFNYLFARNLGGKFIIRIEDTDVKRNVAGGEESQLKYLKWLGINWDESVDVGGKYGPYRQTERLDLYRIYWQDLIDRGLAYRCYCTEEELEAEREEQTARGETPRYSGKHRNLTEEQRLAFEAEGRVASIRFLVPEDRTYTFNDIVKGSISFNTKEMGDFVIVKKDGIPTYNFAVAIDDHLMEISHVLRGEDHISNTPRQLMIYEALGWEAPLFGHMTLIVGDDHKKLSKRNESIIQFIEQYDQLGYLPEALFNYISLLGWSPEGEEEIFSQEQLISIFTADRLSKSPAVFDKNKLAHLNNHYIKHADPQRIARLAIPHLQKAGRLPAELNEEQQAWAESLVALYQEQMTAASDIVALSELFFRSHLELENEAAQVLAEPQVPEVLSAFLAKVESTDEFTAANMAVLIKEVQKETGHKGKGLFMPIRVALTGQTHGRDLNVTIALLGRNRVIERLKSQIKGA, from the coding sequence GTGGCGGATCAAGTCCGGGTGCGTTATGCACCGAGCCCTACGGGACATTTACATATCGGAAATGCCAGAACGGCATTGTTCAACTACCTGTTTGCCCGTAATCTGGGCGGAAAATTCATTATCCGGATCGAAGATACGGACGTAAAGCGCAATGTTGCCGGCGGCGAAGAAAGCCAGCTGAAATATTTGAAATGGCTGGGGATTAACTGGGATGAAAGCGTGGATGTGGGCGGGAAATACGGCCCTTACCGCCAGACGGAACGTCTTGATCTGTACCGCATATACTGGCAGGATCTGATTGACCGGGGGCTTGCTTACCGCTGCTACTGTACGGAAGAGGAGCTGGAAGCAGAACGCGAAGAACAGACTGCACGCGGCGAAACCCCGCGCTATTCCGGAAAGCACCGCAATCTGACGGAAGAGCAGCGCCTTGCCTTTGAGGCGGAGGGACGTGTAGCCAGTATCCGCTTCCTGGTGCCGGAAGACCGTACCTATACCTTTAACGATATTGTTAAGGGCAGCATCTCCTTTAATACCAAGGAAATGGGTGACTTTGTCATCGTGAAGAAGGACGGAATTCCGACCTATAACTTTGCGGTTGCAATTGACGACCATCTGATGGAAATCTCTCATGTTCTGCGCGGGGAAGACCATATCTCCAACACACCGCGCCAGCTGATGATTTACGAGGCACTGGGCTGGGAAGCTCCGCTGTTCGGCCATATGACGCTGATTGTCGGCGATGACCACAAGAAGCTGAGCAAGCGTAACGAATCGATTATTCAGTTTATCGAGCAGTATGACCAGCTGGGCTACCTGCCAGAGGCGCTGTTCAATTATATCTCCCTGCTCGGCTGGTCGCCGGAAGGGGAAGAGGAAATCTTCAGCCAGGAACAGCTGATCTCTATCTTCACAGCTGACCGTCTGTCGAAGAGCCCGGCTGTATTCGACAAGAACAAGCTGGCGCATCTCAACAACCACTATATCAAGCATGCTGATCCGCAGCGGATTGCACGTCTTGCCATTCCGCATCTTCAGAAGGCAGGCAGGCTGCCTGCAGAGCTGAATGAAGAGCAGCAGGCATGGGCCGAAAGCCTTGTAGCGCTGTACCAGGAGCAGATGACGGCTGCATCGGATATTGTAGCGTTGTCCGAGCTGTTCTTCCGCAGTCATCTGGAGCTTGAGAACGAAGCAGCCCAGGTGCTTGCCGAACCGCAGGTGCCGGAGGTGCTGTCCGCATTCCTGGCGAAGGTAGAGAGCACGGATGAGTTCACAGCTGCAAATATGGCTGTGCTGATCAAGGAAGTGCAGAAAGAAACCGGACATAAGGGCAAAGGGCTGTTTATGCCGATCCGTGTCGCCCTGACCGGCCAGACGCATGGCCGCGATCTTAATGTAACCATCGCCCTGCTGGGACGCAACCGGGTGATTGAGCGCCTGAAATCGCAAATTAAAGGGGCCTAG